One genomic window of Hypomesus transpacificus isolate Combined female unplaced genomic scaffold, fHypTra1 scaffold_176, whole genome shotgun sequence includes the following:
- the th gene encoding tyrosine 3-monooxygenase, producing MPISSSSSSSTKSIRRAASELERSDSITSPRFIGRRQSLIEDARKEREAAAAAAAAEAADANEQIVFEEDDGKALLNLFFTLRISKTPSLSRSLKVFETFEAKIHHLETRPSRKPRESLEGLEYFVRCEVHLSDVTTLISSIRRIAEDVKTTKEVKFHWFPKKISELDRCHHLIAKFDPDLDQDHPGYTDLVYRERRKMIGDIAFTYKHGDPIPRVDYTEEEIGTWREVYCTLRDLYTTHACSEHLDAFRLLEQHCGYSPDNIPQQEDVSRFLKERTGFQLRPVAGLLSARDFLASLAFRVFQCTQYIRHASSPMHSPEPDCVHELLGHVPILADRTFAQFSQNIGLASLGASEEDIEKLSTLYWFTVEFGLCKQGGEVKAYGAGLLSSYGELVHSLSEEPERRQFDPEAAALQPYQDQNYQSVYFVSESFTDAKEKLRTYVAGIKRPFSVKFDPYTCSIEVLDNPLKIRGGLEAVRDELKMLTDALNILS from the exons ATGCCCATTTCAAGCAGTTCCTCATCCTCAACTAAGAGTATCCGCAGGGCAGCGTCCGAGTTGGAGAGATCTGATTCCATCACG TCACCAAGATTCATCGGCAGAAGACAAAGTTTGATAGAAGATGCACGTAAGGAACGCGAGGCAGCGGCTGCAGCCGCGGCGGCTGAGGCGGCGGATGCGAATGAACAAATCGTGTTTGAAGAGGATGATGGAAAAGCACTTCTTAATCTCTTCTTCACTCTAAGAATCTCAAAAACTCCGTCTCTGTCCCGCTCACTAAAAGTTTTTGAG ACATTTGAAGCTAAGATCCACCACCTGGAGACACGCCCTAGCAGGAAGCCCAGAGAGagcctggaggggctggagtACTTTGTCCGCTGCGAGGTGCACCTGTCGGACGTCACCACTCTCATCAGCTCCATCAGGAGGATTGCAGAAGACGTCAAAACCACCAAAGAGGTCAAAT TTCACTGGTTCCCAAAGAAGATCTCAGAGTTGGATAGATGTCATCACCTTATCGCAAAGTTTGACCCAGATTTAGACCAGGATCATCCA GGCTACACCGACCTGGTatacagggagaggaggaagatgattgGAGACATAGCCTTCACATACAAACA TGGAGATCCCATTCCTAGAGTGGACTACACCGAAGAGGAGATCGGGACATG GAGGGAGGTGTACTGCACCCTGAGGGACCTGTACACCACCCACGCCTGCAGCGAGCACCTGGATGCCTTCCGCCTGCTGGAACAGCATTGTGGGTACAGCCCCGACAACATCCCTCAGCAGGAGGATGTGTCACGCTTCCTCAAAg AGCGCACCGGGTTCCAGCTGCGCCCGGTAGCGGGCCTCCTGTCTGCCAGAGACTTCCTGGCCAGTTTGGCGTTCCGCGTGTTCCAGTGTACGCAGTACATCCGGCACGCCTCATCACCCATGCACTCCCCGGAGCC AGACTGTGTCCATGAGCTTCTGGGGCACGTCCCAATACTGGCAGACCGGACCTTCGCCCAGTTCTCCCAG AACATTGGCCTTGCTTCGCTTGGGGCTTCCGAGGAAGACATCGAGAAACTGTCAACG CTGTACTGGTTCACGGTGGAGTTTGGTCTGTGCAAGCAGGGAGGTGAGGTAAAGGCTTACGGAGCAGGGCTGCTGTCCTCATACGGAGAGCTGGTG CATTCTCTGTCAGAGGAGCCAGAGAGGCGTCAGTTTGACCCGGAGGCCGCGGCCTTGCAACCCTACCAGGACCAGAACTACCAGTCAGTTTACTTTGTATCTGAGAGCTTCACGGATGCCAAGGAGAAGCTCAG GACATACGTAGCCGGCATCAAGAGACCTTTCTCTGTGAAGTTTGACCCGTACACCTGCAGCATCGAGGTCTTGGATAACCCCCTGAAGATCCGCGGGGGGCTGGAGGCCGTGAGGGATGAACTAAAGATGCTTACTGATGCTCTGAACATCCTGTCCTGA